Proteins from a genomic interval of Erwinia sp. SLM-02:
- the ybfE gene encoding LexA regulated protein, which produces MAKENTDRTTLDLFADERRPGRPKTNPLTRDEQLRINKRNQLKRDKVRGLKRVELKMNSEAVDALNQLADARNMSRSELIEEMLLNQLKHLQS; this is translated from the coding sequence ATGGCAAAAGAGAACACGGACCGCACAACGCTCGATCTGTTCGCAGATGAACGTCGCCCGGGACGACCGAAAACTAATCCGCTGACGCGTGATGAGCAGCTGCGCATCAATAAACGCAATCAGCTTAAGCGCGATAAAGTTCGCGGGCTTAAGCGCGTCGAGCTGAAAATGAACAGTGAAGCCGTTGATGCGCTGAACCAGCTGGCCGATGCGCGCAATATGAGCCGCAGCGAGCTGATTGAAGAGATGTTGCTGAACCAGTTAAAACACCTTCAGTCCTGA
- a CDS encoding MFS transporter, with protein sequence MTMHYGYRVAAIFLLGFFIDCINIFMSAIALPSIAAQMSVATESISWVANGYILGLTLIVPLSGWLASRFGARQMIVASMLIFSAAALGCARADSFTTLVAWRFIQGAGGGLLIPVGQALTFNLFQGRKRAAISTLIMCVALIAPALSPLLGGLLVDVLSWRWIFYSNIPFSLLAALLAAIWIRPQETERVRADIVGIILVCGALGALLRSLSLFSEQQSLLYATLWLAAALLLAWGYLRHYRRQPSAILDLSLLRNRQLNLSIAVYYAVPGVFTGVNLLTIFYMQQVLHFSAGHTGSFMMLYGAGALVAMLVAGRIYYRVGAPRLFCCGLLLHSGGIALLSLVGHPGDGEVLCAAYLLMGIGGGIAANCAQTTALIELNEQQMSRGSTLWNINRQLTFSLGTALFTLLLALLSHYFPGERAWHLAFIIAAVVGLLPLWLIYQRRFHKEIQ encoded by the coding sequence ATGACAATGCACTATGGTTATCGGGTTGCGGCAATTTTTTTGCTCGGCTTTTTTATTGATTGTATTAATATTTTTATGTCGGCCATTGCGCTGCCGTCGATTGCGGCGCAGATGTCCGTGGCGACTGAGTCCATCAGCTGGGTGGCGAACGGCTACATTCTGGGCCTGACGCTGATCGTGCCGCTGAGCGGCTGGCTGGCTTCGCGCTTTGGTGCCCGGCAGATGATTGTCGCGTCGATGCTGATTTTCAGCGCAGCGGCGCTGGGCTGTGCGCGGGCCGACTCCTTTACCACGCTGGTTGCCTGGCGCTTTATTCAGGGCGCGGGCGGCGGGTTACTGATCCCGGTGGGGCAGGCACTGACCTTTAATCTGTTTCAGGGACGAAAGCGCGCCGCTATCTCAACGCTGATTATGTGCGTCGCGTTGATCGCGCCTGCGCTGTCCCCTCTGCTGGGCGGCCTGCTGGTGGATGTACTCTCATGGCGCTGGATCTTCTACAGTAACATTCCCTTCAGCCTGCTGGCCGCACTGCTGGCGGCAATCTGGATCCGTCCTCAGGAAACGGAGCGTGTCCGGGCGGATATCGTCGGGATTATCCTGGTCTGCGGGGCTTTGGGTGCGCTGCTGAGGAGCCTGTCCCTGTTCAGCGAGCAGCAGTCGTTGCTGTATGCCACGCTGTGGCTGGCTGCGGCTTTGCTGCTGGCGTGGGGGTATCTGCGGCATTATCGTCGCCAGCCGTCGGCGATACTTGACCTCAGCCTGCTGCGAAATCGTCAACTTAACCTGTCCATCGCCGTTTACTATGCCGTACCGGGCGTATTTACCGGCGTTAACCTGCTGACTATTTTCTACATGCAGCAGGTTTTGCATTTCAGCGCCGGGCATACCGGCAGCTTTATGATGCTCTACGGTGCCGGAGCGCTGGTGGCGATGCTGGTCGCCGGGCGAATTTATTACCGGGTAGGCGCGCCTCGCTTATTCTGCTGCGGTCTGCTGCTGCACAGCGGCGGCATTGCGCTGCTTTCTCTGGTCGGTCATCCGGGGGATGGGGAGGTGCTGTGTGCGGCCTATCTGCTGATGGGGATCGGGGGTGGGATCGCGGCGAACTGTGCGCAGACCACGGCATTAATTGAGCTGAACGAGCAGCAGATGAGCCGGGGCAGTACGCTGTGGAATATTAACCGCCAGCTGACGTTCAGCCTGGGTACCGCGCTGTTTACGCTGCTGCTGGCGTTACTGAGCCACTATTTTCCCGGTGAAAGGGCATGGCATCTTGCATTTATTATTGCGGCCGTGGTCGGATTACTGCCGCTGTGGCTGATTTATCAACGACGTTTTCATAAGGAAATTCAATGA
- the seqA gene encoding replication initiation negative regulator SeqA — translation MKTIEVDEELYRYIASHTQHIGESASDILRRMLKFTAGQTAPAAPAPAAQAAKEPAAVKSESRPQDRVRAVRELLLSDEYAEQKKVVNRFMLILSTLYTLDAKAFGDATESLHGRTRVYFAGNQQTLTQNGTHTKPQHIPGTPYWVITNTNTGRKRSMVEHIMLSMQFPAELTEKVCGTL, via the coding sequence ATGAAAACGATAGAAGTCGACGAAGAGCTATACCGCTATATTGCCAGCCATACTCAGCATATTGGGGAGAGCGCATCGGACATTTTACGCCGTATGCTGAAATTCACCGCGGGCCAGACAGCACCAGCGGCACCGGCACCGGCTGCGCAGGCGGCAAAAGAACCAGCCGCCGTGAAATCTGAATCTCGCCCGCAGGATCGCGTTCGCGCGGTGCGTGAACTGCTGCTTTCCGATGAGTATGCCGAGCAGAAGAAAGTGGTGAACAGGTTTATGCTGATCTTATCGACTTTGTATACCCTGGACGCCAAAGCCTTTGGCGATGCCACCGAGTCGCTGCATGGCCGCACGCGTGTCTACTTCGCGGGCAACCAGCAGACGCTGACGCAGAACGGCACGCATACCAAGCCGCAGCATATTCCGGGCACCCCTTACTGGGTGATCACCAATACCAATACCGGCCGTAAGCGCAGCATGGTGGAACATATCATGTTATCGATGCAGTTCCCGGCGGAACTGACCGA
- the ybfF gene encoding esterase produces MNLNVRLQSEQSATDDLPLVLIHGLFGSLDNLGVLARELKQHRRLIQLDVRNHGLSPRSPEMDYTLMAQDVLETLDGLGVERFGVIGHSMGGKIAMKLTALAADRVAGLVVIDMAPVAYPTRHHDDIFSALQAVTDAGIASRSEAAALMRQTLAEEGVIQFLLKSFHEGEWRFNVPVLYQCYDRIIGWQPQPAWPHPALFIRGERSPYLADEYRDALLAQFPQARAHVVTGAGHWVHAEKPDAVLRAIRRFFVL; encoded by the coding sequence ATGAATTTGAATGTCCGCCTGCAATCTGAACAATCTGCGACTGACGATTTACCGCTGGTGTTAATTCACGGGCTTTTTGGCAGCCTGGATAACCTTGGCGTGCTCGCTCGCGAGTTAAAACAGCATCGCCGTCTGATTCAGCTTGATGTGCGCAACCACGGGCTTTCTCCCCGGTCGCCGGAGATGGATTACACGCTGATGGCGCAGGACGTGCTGGAAACGTTAGACGGGTTGGGCGTCGAGCGCTTTGGCGTTATCGGCCACTCAATGGGTGGTAAAATTGCCATGAAGTTAACCGCCCTGGCAGCGGATCGCGTAGCGGGGCTGGTGGTCATCGATATGGCACCGGTCGCCTACCCGACGCGCCATCATGATGATATTTTCTCCGCGCTGCAGGCGGTGACGGATGCAGGGATCGCCTCACGTAGCGAAGCGGCCGCGCTGATGCGCCAGACGCTGGCGGAAGAAGGCGTGATCCAGTTTCTGCTAAAATCGTTCCACGAGGGCGAATGGCGCTTCAATGTACCGGTGCTGTATCAGTGCTACGACCGGATTATCGGCTGGCAACCGCAGCCCGCCTGGCCGCATCCCGCGCTATTTATACGCGGTGAACGTTCACCCTATCTGGCGGATGAATATCGTGACGCGCTGCTGGCGCAATTCCCTCAGGCGCGGGCCCACGTTGTAACGGGGGCGGGGCACTGGGTGCATGCTGAAAAACCTGATGCAGTTTTACGCGCAATTCGTCGATTTTTTGTGCTGTAA
- the fldA gene encoding flavodoxin FldA gives MAIVGIFFGSDTGNTENIAKMIQKQLGKDVAEVRDIAKSSKEDLEAFDILLLGIPTWYYGEAQCDWDDFFPTLEEIDFNGKLVALFGCGDQEDYSEYFCDAMGTIRDIIEPNGAILVGQWPTEGYNFEASKGLADDNHFLGLAIDEDRQPELTNERVDKWVKQIFDELQLKEIIEA, from the coding sequence ATGGCAATCGTAGGCATTTTCTTTGGCAGCGATACGGGCAATACGGAAAACATTGCAAAGATGATCCAGAAACAGCTGGGTAAAGACGTTGCAGAAGTTCGTGATATTGCCAAAAGCAGCAAAGAAGACCTTGAAGCCTTCGACATTCTGCTGCTGGGCATTCCCACCTGGTATTACGGTGAAGCCCAGTGCGACTGGGATGACTTTTTCCCGACGCTGGAAGAGATCGACTTCAACGGAAAACTGGTTGCCCTGTTCGGCTGCGGCGATCAGGAAGACTACTCAGAATATTTCTGCGATGCGATGGGCACCATCCGCGACATCATTGAGCCAAACGGTGCGATTCTGGTAGGCCAGTGGCCGACCGAAGGTTACAACTTTGAAGCCTCTAAAGGGCTGGCCGATGACAACCACTTCCTTGGACTGGCCATTGACGAAGACCGTCAGCCGGAACTGACCAATGAGCGCGTTGATAAATGGGTGAAACAGATTTTTGATGAACTTCAGCTGAAAGAAATCATCGAAGCCTGA
- a CDS encoding LysR family transcriptional regulator yields the protein MHAHLDKIHTFFAIVDSGSFTRAASNLGISRAMVSLHIKNLEQLLGVTLLIRNTRSVALTGHGQQFYQDFQRIFTDIDLAVARVTTEHHSLSGELRITSTWEYGQRFVMPLVSEFCQRHPLLKLNYSVGASLDDLVSNKLDVAIRLGALRDSSLKSRRLADYAILLVAAPSLVSRCRPQQLQDVSAMPWIHNSNLTHPGRWTFHGADNHRSELKSQAAFTANAAEIVRQMALAGMGVAVLPEWLVREDIAAGRLEHLFQGWRLPEQPVSAVFAGQGDMQRKTRLFIDFLSQKLSTQPGQIVPTGA from the coding sequence ATGCACGCACATCTTGATAAGATCCACACCTTCTTTGCGATTGTGGACAGCGGCAGTTTTACCCGTGCCGCCAGCAATCTCGGTATCAGCCGGGCCATGGTCAGCCTGCATATCAAAAACCTTGAACAGCTGCTTGGCGTCACGCTGCTGATACGTAACACGCGCAGCGTGGCCCTGACCGGGCACGGCCAGCAGTTTTATCAGGACTTTCAGCGGATTTTTACGGATATTGACCTCGCGGTCGCACGGGTGACCACGGAGCATCACTCCCTCTCCGGAGAACTGCGCATCACGTCAACGTGGGAATACGGCCAGCGGTTCGTGATGCCGCTGGTCAGTGAATTCTGCCAGCGCCATCCGTTGCTGAAGCTGAACTACAGCGTCGGGGCTTCACTGGATGATTTAGTGAGTAATAAGCTGGATGTGGCGATACGGCTGGGGGCGCTGCGCGACTCTTCACTGAAAAGCCGCAGGCTGGCAGACTATGCCATTTTACTGGTGGCGGCGCCTTCGCTGGTCAGCCGCTGCCGCCCACAGCAGCTGCAGGATGTCTCCGCCATGCCGTGGATCCACAACAGCAACCTGACGCACCCCGGCCGCTGGACCTTTCACGGAGCGGATAATCACCGGTCAGAACTGAAGTCCCAGGCTGCTTTTACCGCCAACGCCGCGGAAATCGTTCGCCAGATGGCACTGGCCGGGATGGGCGTTGCCGTGCTGCCGGAGTGGTTAGTTCGCGAGGATATTGCCGCAGGCAGGCTGGAGCATCTTTTTCAGGGATGGCGGTTACCGGAGCAGCCGGTCAGCGCCGTGTTTGCCGGACAGGGGGACATGCAGCGAAAAACCCGGCTGTTTATCGACTTTCTCTCTCAGAAACTGTCGACGCAGCCGGGCCAGATCGTCCCTACAGGGGCATAA
- the fur gene encoding ferric iron uptake transcriptional regulator: MTDNNTALKKAGLKVTLPRLKILEVLQEPEGHHVSAEDLYKRLIDMGEEIGLATVYRVLNQFDDAGIVTRHNFEGGKSVFELTQQHHHDHLICLDCGKVIEFRDEYIEARQREIATRHGIKLSNHSLYLYGHCSKGDCREDDTLHDDE, translated from the coding sequence ATGACTGACAACAATACCGCATTAAAGAAGGCCGGCCTGAAAGTCACGCTTCCACGACTGAAAATTCTGGAAGTGCTTCAGGAACCAGAAGGCCATCACGTCAGTGCGGAAGACTTGTATAAGCGCCTGATTGATATGGGCGAAGAAATCGGTTTAGCCACGGTTTACCGCGTGCTTAACCAGTTTGATGACGCAGGGATCGTTACCCGTCATAACTTTGAAGGCGGTAAATCCGTTTTCGAACTGACCCAGCAGCACCACCACGATCACTTGATCTGTCTGGACTGCGGTAAAGTTATTGAATTCCGTGATGAGTACATTGAAGCGCGCCAGCGTGAAATCGCAACGCGCCACGGAATTAAACTGAGCAACCACAGCCTGTACCTTTATGGCCATTGCTCTAAGGGCGACTGCCGTGAAGACGACACGCTGCACGATGACGAGTAA
- the mtr gene encoding tryptophan permease — protein sequence MDLPVSTARLPSTLWGTLIISGTIIGAGMFSLPVVMSGAWFLWSSALLVVTWFCMLLSGLLFLEASLHYPAGASFDTITRDLLGRGWNLINGLSVAFVLGILTYAYISASGAIIQHTLSQLSLPVSARSAGFAFTLLVAVFIWLGTAMVSRMTLIFLGAKVITFLIIFGGLLWHIEPVKLLDSQSEESHYLRYLWMVIPFCLASFGYHGNIAGLVSYYQKNGSRVCRCLVFGTLLALAIYFIWIVGTMGNIPRHEFKAIAAQGGNIDVLVAALSGVLHSPYLNLLLDIFSNFAVACSFLGVSLGFFDYLADLFKFDRSAFGRLKTTVVTFILPLTAAMIWPNGFLVAIGYAGLAATLWAVITPAMLARKARQRFATAGWQVRGGMAPIVLVLIFGAVNALVSVLSYWNVLPVYAG from the coding sequence ATGGATTTACCGGTTTCCACCGCCCGCCTGCCTTCGACACTCTGGGGAACCTTAATTATTAGCGGCACCATTATCGGTGCCGGGATGTTCTCACTCCCCGTGGTGATGTCCGGTGCCTGGTTCCTGTGGTCATCTGCGCTGTTGGTTGTCACCTGGTTCTGCATGCTGCTCTCCGGGCTGCTGTTCCTGGAGGCCAGCCTGCATTATCCCGCCGGGGCCAGCTTCGACACCATTACTCGCGATCTGCTGGGCCGGGGCTGGAACCTGATTAACGGACTGTCGGTGGCCTTCGTTCTGGGGATCCTCACCTATGCCTATATCTCCGCCAGCGGAGCCATTATTCAGCACACGCTGAGCCAGCTTTCACTGCCGGTTTCTGCCCGCAGCGCCGGTTTCGCCTTCACGCTGCTGGTGGCGGTGTTTATCTGGCTGGGTACCGCGATGGTCAGCCGTATGACGCTGATTTTCCTCGGCGCTAAGGTGATTACGTTTCTTATCATCTTTGGGGGTCTGCTGTGGCATATCGAACCGGTAAAACTGCTGGACAGCCAGAGTGAAGAGAGCCACTACCTGCGCTATCTGTGGATGGTTATCCCCTTCTGCCTCGCGTCATTCGGCTATCACGGGAATATTGCCGGGCTGGTCAGTTACTATCAGAAGAACGGCAGCCGGGTATGCCGCTGTCTGGTGTTCGGCACGCTGCTGGCGCTGGCGATTTATTTTATCTGGATCGTCGGCACGATGGGGAACATCCCACGGCATGAATTCAAAGCAATTGCCGCTCAGGGGGGGAATATCGACGTGCTGGTTGCCGCACTTTCCGGTGTGTTGCACAGTCCTTATCTCAATCTGCTGCTGGATATTTTCTCGAACTTTGCCGTGGCCTGTTCGTTCCTCGGCGTCAGCCTGGGGTTCTTTGACTATCTTGCCGACCTGTTTAAGTTCGATCGCTCCGCGTTCGGTCGGTTAAAAACGACCGTTGTCACCTTCATTCTCCCTCTGACGGCGGCGATGATTTGGCCAAACGGTTTTCTGGTGGCGATTGGCTACGCCGGGCTGGCGGCAACGCTGTGGGCAGTGATCACGCCGGCGATGCTGGCACGAAAAGCGCGACAGCGTTTTGCCACGGCGGGATGGCAGGTCAGGGGAGGGATGGCTCCGATCGTGCTGGTGCTGATCTTTGGGGCGGTGAATGCGCTGGTGTCTGTATTATCCTACTGGAACGTCCTGCCGGTCTATGCCGGATAA
- a CDS encoding beta-N-acetylhexosaminidase, producing the protein MKLIATAIAAATLGLTGCSNGNNDQQTVHRISQFGVNYQVTQNDAAAHGVDCAALGADWAACNRATITLTNPGPALNSKNWAIWMSNVHQTLKVDNDQFRIVHIVGDLSRLEPTAQFRGFAAGESVEIPIINEYWQLFITDIMPRWYVTAGQAKPEIIASTNTEDLTAFVAPFGDNWKRSAADNNVLMTAESRFAKNADVTMLPAASLRTEILPTPLKSNRSGGNADLSRGVSLHTAGLNDQEARAAEQRFALMGVQINPRGYAISTRVDSRGFSGSMAVSGAYRLDIQPGGAKIVGYDSAGIYYGLMSILSLVPASGAQNIAALRVEDAPRFAYRGLFLDVARNFHSKQVVLTMLDQMAAMKMNKFHFHLSDDEGWRIEIPGLPELTQTGAKRCHDLTEQQCLLPQLGSGPFSDNNGSGYFTRADYIEILRYARARNIEVIPEIDMPAHARAAVIAMEARYQRLMREGKPEAASEYRLRDPSDSSNTTSVQFYDRTSYLNPCLDSSLRFADKIVTEFDLMHREAGVPLTTWHFGGDEAKNIRFGPGYTDIRHPEAGKGMKEMSREDKPWAKSQVCQRIIRDGKVEDLSHLPSYFGLKVSRIVAEKGIGDMQAWQDGLKDARSAADFATQHVRVNFWDTLFWGGASSVNDWANKGYQVVISNPDYVYLDFPSEVNPLERGYYWGTRYNDERKIFSFAPDNLPQNAETSVDRDGNPFDTQSDRPWPGAYGLSAQLWSETVRTDGQVESMIFPRVMAVAERSWHRAAWEQDYQQGRAYQGGKTHHVDRQELHQDWQRFANLMGQRELAKLELAGIAYRLPQPGAVIVDSYLQANTALPGVMVEYSVDEGQHWQRYSDSRRPRINGEVWVRTRSADGKRFSRTEHVMPL; encoded by the coding sequence ATGAAGTTGATTGCAACAGCCATCGCGGCAGCCACTCTGGGTCTGACGGGATGCAGCAACGGTAATAACGACCAGCAGACGGTGCATCGTATCAGCCAGTTTGGCGTCAATTATCAGGTGACGCAGAATGATGCCGCGGCACACGGCGTTGACTGTGCCGCACTGGGGGCCGACTGGGCTGCCTGTAATCGAGCCACTATCACATTGACGAATCCCGGCCCGGCGCTTAACAGTAAAAACTGGGCGATCTGGATGAGCAATGTTCATCAGACCCTCAAAGTCGATAACGATCAATTCCGCATTGTACACATCGTAGGCGATCTCAGTCGTCTGGAACCTACCGCTCAGTTCAGGGGATTTGCCGCCGGTGAATCCGTTGAAATCCCGATTATTAACGAGTACTGGCAGCTGTTTATCACTGACATTATGCCGCGCTGGTATGTCACCGCCGGTCAGGCGAAGCCGGAAATTATCGCCAGCACCAATACGGAAGATCTGACGGCGTTTGTCGCGCCGTTTGGTGACAACTGGAAGCGCAGTGCCGCAGATAACAACGTGCTGATGACGGCGGAAAGCCGCTTTGCGAAAAATGCGGATGTGACTATGCTGCCGGCCGCCTCCCTGCGTACTGAAATCCTGCCAACGCCGCTGAAGTCGAACCGCTCAGGCGGAAATGCAGATCTCAGCCGGGGCGTATCGCTGCATACGGCAGGATTAAACGATCAAGAGGCGCGCGCCGCCGAACAGCGCTTTGCACTGATGGGCGTTCAGATTAATCCTCGCGGATACGCCATCTCTACCCGAGTTGATTCCCGTGGATTTAGCGGCAGCATGGCGGTATCCGGTGCCTACCGCCTGGATATTCAGCCGGGAGGAGCAAAGATTGTCGGCTATGACAGCGCCGGTATTTACTACGGGCTGATGTCCATTCTGTCCCTGGTTCCCGCTTCCGGGGCGCAGAACATCGCGGCGCTGAGGGTGGAAGATGCGCCGCGTTTCGCCTATCGCGGTCTGTTCCTGGATGTTGCGCGCAACTTCCACAGTAAGCAGGTTGTACTCACGATGCTGGATCAGATGGCGGCGATGAAAATGAATAAATTCCATTTTCATCTCTCCGATGACGAAGGCTGGCGTATTGAAATCCCCGGCCTGCCGGAGCTGACGCAGACCGGGGCTAAGCGTTGTCACGATCTCACCGAGCAGCAGTGCCTGCTGCCGCAGCTGGGCTCCGGTCCGTTTAGCGACAACAATGGCAGCGGCTATTTCACGCGTGCCGATTACATCGAAATCCTCAGGTATGCCAGGGCCAGAAATATTGAGGTGATCCCGGAAATTGATATGCCAGCCCATGCGCGTGCGGCGGTGATCGCCATGGAAGCCCGCTATCAACGGCTGATGCGGGAAGGTAAGCCGGAAGCGGCCAGCGAGTATCGTCTGCGCGATCCCAGCGACAGCTCAAATACCACCTCGGTACAGTTTTACGACCGCACCAGCTATCTGAACCCCTGCCTCGACTCGTCGCTGCGTTTTGCCGACAAGATCGTCACGGAATTCGATTTAATGCATCGTGAGGCCGGCGTTCCGCTGACCACCTGGCACTTTGGTGGGGATGAAGCGAAAAATATCCGCTTCGGTCCGGGCTATACCGACATCAGGCATCCTGAAGCCGGTAAGGGCATGAAGGAGATGAGCCGGGAAGACAAGCCCTGGGCAAAATCCCAGGTCTGTCAGCGCATAATCAGGGATGGCAAGGTTGAGGATCTCTCACATCTTCCCAGCTATTTCGGCCTGAAGGTCAGCAGGATCGTCGCAGAGAAGGGCATTGGCGATATGCAGGCCTGGCAGGACGGCCTGAAAGATGCCAGAAGCGCGGCGGATTTCGCAACGCAGCATGTGCGGGTGAATTTCTGGGATACCCTTTTCTGGGGCGGTGCTTCCAGCGTGAACGACTGGGCGAATAAGGGCTATCAGGTGGTGATCTCTAACCCGGATTATGTCTACCTGGATTTCCCTTCTGAGGTTAATCCGCTGGAGCGCGGTTATTACTGGGGCACCCGCTATAACGATGAACGTAAGATCTTCAGCTTTGCACCCGATAACCTGCCGCAGAATGCGGAAACGTCAGTTGACCGCGACGGCAATCCGTTCGACACGCAATCCGATCGCCCGTGGCCGGGGGCTTATGGGCTTTCGGCGCAGCTGTGGAGTGAAACGGTACGCACCGACGGGCAGGTTGAGTCGATGATCTTCCCTCGGGTCATGGCGGTTGCGGAGCGCAGCTGGCACCGCGCCGCCTGGGAGCAGGATTATCAGCAGGGAAGGGCATATCAGGGCGGTAAAACGCATCACGTTGACCGGCAGGAACTGCACCAGGACTGGCAGCGCTTTGCGAACCTGATGGGCCAGCGTGAACTGGCGAAGCTTGAGCTGGCCGGGATTGCTTATCGTTTACCCCAGCCGGGTGCGGTGATTGTCGATAGCTACCTGCAGGCGAATACGGCACTGCCGGGCGTTATGGTGGAATACTCCGTCGATGAAGGGCAACACTGGCAGCGCTACAGCGACAGCCGTCGCCCACGGATTAATGGCGAAGTCTGGGTGCGAACCCGCAGCGCGGACGGTAAGCGCTTCAGCCGGACGGAGCATGTTATGCCCCTGTAG